The window TTAAGCCTCTACTACAAAATGTCAATAAACTATAAAATGATAGGGCTTAGAACCTTGATCAGTTTACACATTGTAATGCTGCTAATGCAAAGATTAGAAAcctgatgtgtgtgtgtgtgtgagtgagagagagagagagtatttcTAAACGCTTGATCTATCAGTTTGGTCGAATTGAGCTAATCACATGGATCAATATAATGTgccattgttttgttgttatcaTGACAAAGTTATTAGTTGAGTTTAATCCTGCAGTTTATGATTCTTACTTCTTCTTACTTTGGAAATTTTTGTTAACAGGTACGAAGGTAAGTTTATAAGGAAAATTGTCAACGACATCACTAGAAAACTGAACAACACATACTTAAACGTGGCTGCCAAAGAAATTGGAATAGATTCTCGAGTGCAAGAAATCATCAATGATTTAGATGTTGGAGGATCAGATTATGTGCGCATTGTTGGAATTTTGGGCATGGTTGGAACGGGGAAGACAACGGTTGCAAAAGCCATTTTCAACAGAGTTCATCAAAGCTTTGAAGGTAAAAGTTTCCTTTCAAAAGTGAGGGAAGAGAGTGTGGTTAAACTGCAAAACCAACTTCTTTGTGATATCTTGAAACCGGCCAACATAGAGGTAAGTAGTGTGGATCAAGGAACCAAGGAGATACAAAAAAGACTTGGCGGCATAAAGGTACTTGTCATAATTGATGACGTAGACTCTGTGGATCAACTAGAAGAGTTAGCTATAAAACACGAGTCGTTTGGTCGAGGGAGTAGAATTATTGTAACAACAAGAGATGAACAATTGCTAAAGTTCATTAGAGTCGATAAGACATGTTTGGCACAAACAATGAATAATGAAGAAGCTCTTCAGCTTCTTAGTTGGCGTGCCTTCAGGAAGAGTCATCCTAACGATGATGAATATCTCGAACTCGCAAATAAGGTTGTTGATTACTGTGGAGGGTTACCACTAGCgcttgaagttttaggttcttATCTAAGttcaaaaaccaaaagagaATGGAGAAGTGCACTgcgcaaattgaaaagaaagcCCCATGGGAAGATTTATGAAAAGCTTAAAATGAGCTACGATGGGCTAATTGACGATGACGTGAAGGCTATATTCCTTGACATATCTTGTTTCTTTATTGGAATGAACAAGGACTATGTCATGACAATATTAGATGGCTGTGACTTCGACCCAGATATAGGAATTGGAGAACTCCATGATCGGTGCCTTGTAACTGTTGATGAAGGAAACAACCTTATAATGCATGATTTGCTTCGAGATATGGGCAGAGAAATTGTACGTGCAAAATCTCCTACCATCACTGGAAAACGTTGTAGATTGTGGGACCAGGACGATGTAAAAGATGTATTGAGTAACATATCTGTAAGTACATTTGCaatcaaattgtagtataagaaTGTATGCAATGAAAGATAAGTGTATGCATATCCCACATACAAATAACCCTTTTCATATTTACTTCTTACTTGATGGATCCAATTCATGGCTTTGCTTCATGTGTATAAATCGTCTTTTTGCAGTCCCTTTCTtacgtatttttttttttcttttctaacagGGAACGGAGGACGTTGAAGGACTCACTTTAGATTTGCATGAATCTGACAAGCCTAGCTTCAGTACAGAAGCACTTAGAGAGATGCGGAGACTGAGGTTGCTCATGCTGAAAGGCGTGAAGTTCATGGGAAACTGCACGTATCTTTCCAAAAAGCTAACATGGCTGTGTTGGCCTGAGTTTCCTCTAGAGGTCATGCCAGAAAATTTTAATCTACCAAACCTAGTTGATGTCGACCTGAGTCATAGCCAAATGCAAGTTTGGACGGACTCCGACGTGGTACTGCATAATTTTAACCAATCTATTGATTCTTTCTTCCAGGTTTTGTAAGTACTGACATCATGCTTTCTCTCTTCTAtttggattttaattttgttttcgtttttgtCTCACAGCGGCTTGAGAAATTGAAGTTTCTTAATCTGGGTCATTGCTGTCGCCTAAAAAGATCACCAGACTTTTCAAAACTCCCCAATCTCGAGAGATTGATACTCAAAGACTGCAAGAGTTTGTCCGAGGTTCACCCTTCCATAGTACAACTGAAGTGCCTTAAATATCTCTCTCTTGCGAACTCCAATTTAACAAATGATGCAATTCCTGAGGATCTCGGGTCTATATCTTCTTTAGAAGTTTTAGATCTAAGAGGCAATGATTTTACTGCACTACCTAT of the Pyrus communis chromosome 1, drPyrComm1.1, whole genome shotgun sequence genome contains:
- the LOC137731245 gene encoding disease resistance protein RUN1-like, with protein sequence MDTTITTVDPSSASSPSSSKQWKHDVFLSFRGEDTRRTFTDNLYWTLKDNKVNVFIDENELPRGENITDELVEAIRRSRMSVVIFSKRYAESRWCLEELEKIMECRRTLGQIVLPIFYNVDPTDVRNQTGTVAEAFQKHAERFHGDTDKVQRWRSAFTEAANLCGGNLRNTDGYEGKFIRKIVNDITRKLNNTYLNVAAKEIGIDSRVQEIINDLDVGGSDYVRIVGILGMVGTGKTTVAKAIFNRVHQSFEGKSFLSKVREESVVKLQNQLLCDILKPANIEVSSVDQGTKEIQKRLGGIKVLVIIDDVDSVDQLEELAIKHESFGRGSRIIVTTRDEQLLKFIRVDKTCLAQTMNNEEALQLLSWRAFRKSHPNDDEYLELANKVVDYCGGLPLALEVLGSYLSSKTKREWRSALRKLKRKPHGKIYEKLKMSYDGLIDDDVKAIFLDISCFFIGMNKDYVMTILDGCDFDPDIGIGELHDRCLVTVDEGNNLIMHDLLRDMGREIVRAKSPTITGKRCRLWDQDDVKDVLSNISVSTFAIKL